One stretch of Prunus persica cultivar Lovell chromosome G1, Prunus_persica_NCBIv2, whole genome shotgun sequence DNA includes these proteins:
- the LOC18791523 gene encoding protein IQ-DOMAIN 1, with protein MGKTGKWLRSFLTGKKDKEKDKEKDKEKCPTNQSCSVASHENPTTPISNSQTTPKEKRRWSFRRSSATAAAAAAASAAAPRDSSFIDAMPTTPPSMHTTLDSQNYEQKKHALAMAAATAAVADAAVAAAQAAAAVIRLTAAASEKASASEEAAAVKIQSVFRSYLARKALCALKGLVKLQALVRGHLVRKQAKATLRCMQALVTAQARALAQRIRMAEDENTVIPPRHSTPRRSLQENRFRHTYNEMDRGMEENIKIVEMDLGESKGILKSRNSSYSNLSQTERTEHRFSTQHAPNQAYSNQDSYNQLSPAPSALTDLSPGACSAHLEDYSFGTAQSSPQCYSAMSKLDPSRAPFAFPRPDYGEPLSYDYPLFPNYMANTQSSKAKARSQSAPKQRPADSIERQPSRPRRASMEGRNIPRAVKMQRSSSHVSSTAQNYQYPWYIKLDRSTVSLKESECGSSSTVLTNTNYCRSLVAFDAHGSRY; from the exons ATGGGGAAGACAGGCAAATGGCTTAGAAGCTTCTTGACAGGAAAGAAGGACAAGGAGAAGGACAAGGAGAAGGACAAGGAAAAATGTCCCACAAACCAGAGTTGTTCTGTTGCAAGTCATGAGAATCCAACAACTCCAATTTCCAATTCACAGACAACACcgaaagagaagaggagatGGAGTTTCAGAAGATCATCAGccacagcagcagcagcagcagcagcatcagCTGCAGCTCCAAGAGACTCCAGTTTTATAGATGCAATGCCCACCACACCACCGTCTATGCACACCACATTGGACTCTCagaattatgagcagaaaaAACATGCCCTGGCTATGGCTGCGGCCACAGCTGCAGTCGCTGATGCAGCTGTGGCTGCTGCGCAAGCTGCAGCCGCTGTGATCCGGCTTACAGCTGCTGCCAGTGAGAAAGCCAGTGCATCTGAAGAGGCAGCAGCTGTCAAAATTCAATCTGTCTTCCGTTCATATTTG GCAAGAAAAGCACTGTGTGCCTTGAAAGGATTAGTGAAGTTGCAGGCGTTGGTAAGGGGTCACCTGGTGAGAAAACAGGCCAAAGCTACACTAAGGTGCATGCAGGCATTGGTGACAGCACAGGCTCGAGCTCTGGCTCAGAGGATCCGGATGGCTGAAGATGAAAATACTGTTATTCCTCCTAGACATTCCACCCCCAGAAGATCTTTGCAGGAAAATCGGTTCCGGCATACATATAAT GAAATGGACAGAGGCATGGAAGAGAACATTAAGATCGTGGAGATGGATCTTGGAGAGTCAAAGGGAATTTTGAAGAGCAGAAATAGCAGCTATTCAAACCTCTCACAAACAGAGAGAACAGAACACAGATTTTCCACTCAGCATGCACCGAATCAAGCCTACTCAAACCAAGACAGCTACAACCAGCTCTCCCCAGCTCCATCAGCTCTCACTGACTTGAGCCCTGGAGCCTGCAGCGCACATTTGGAGGACTATTCTTTTGGCACAGCACAAAGCAGCCCTCAGTGCTATTCTGCCATGTCCAAACTTGACCCATCAAGAGCACCCTTTGCTTTTCCTAGGCCAGATTATGGAGAGCCTCTGTCCTATGACTACCCTTTGTTCCCAAATTACATGGCAAACACACAATCTTCAAAGGCGAAAGCCCGGTCGCAGAGTGCACCAAAGCAAAGGCCTGCAGATTCAATTGAGAGGCAGCCAAGCAGGCCGCGGAGGGCGTCCATGGAAGGAAGGAACATCCCAAGGGCTGTGAAGATGCAGAGGTCATCTTCTCATGTGAGTTCAACTGCTCAGAATTACCAGTATCCTTGGTATATCAAGCTTGACAGGTCCACCGTTTCACTCAAAGAAAGTGAATGTGGCTCCAGCAGTACAGTGCTCACAAACACCAACTACTGCAGATCTCTTGTTGCATTTGAT GCACATGGAAGTAGGTACTAA
- the LOC18790867 gene encoding E3 ubiquitin-protein ligase RNF43 isoform X1, with product MAGLGRFPGVDLPPRRRKPTHRQESYAKYREAPPLREWLEPSVNQVTSMDLDEATHKARRRLEKRLGYCRPSSSRKDAAMGSNSKGLGRSWGFFSVISRNVRAERDVCAICLESFEAGEQAMDLSCAHKFHSNCLLPWLHAHPDCPYCRTPVS from the exons atGGCTGGGCTTGGAAGGTTTCCTGGGGTAGATCTGcctccaagaagaagaaaaccaacCCACCGTCAAGAAAGTTATGCCAAGTATAGAGAAGCACCACCGCTGAGGGAATGGCTGGAGCCATCCGTGAACCAAGTGACCTCCATGGATTTGGATGAAGCAACTCACAAAGCTCGCAGGAGGCTAGAGAAGAGGCTTGGCTATTGCAGACCCTCCTCAAG TAGAAAAGATGCTGCAATgggttcaaattcaaaaggaTTGGGCAGGTCATGGGGCTTCTTCTCTGTGATCAGCAGAAATGTACGAGCAGAGAGAGATGTTTGTGCTATTTGCTTAGAAAGTTTTGAGGCAGGAGAGCAGGCCATGGACCTCAGTTGTGCCCATAAGTTCCACTCCAATTGTCTTCTGCCATGGCTTCATGCCCATCCAGATTGCCCTTATTGTAGGACCCCTGTTTCTTAA
- the LOC18790867 gene encoding E3 ubiquitin-protein ligase SGR9, amyloplastic isoform X2, with protein sequence MAGLGRFPGVDLPPRRRKPTHRQESYAKYREAPPLREWLEPSVNQVTSMDLDEATHKARRRLEKRLGYCRPSSRKDAAMGSNSKGLGRSWGFFSVISRNVRAERDVCAICLESFEAGEQAMDLSCAHKFHSNCLLPWLHAHPDCPYCRTPVS encoded by the exons atGGCTGGGCTTGGAAGGTTTCCTGGGGTAGATCTGcctccaagaagaagaaaaccaacCCACCGTCAAGAAAGTTATGCCAAGTATAGAGAAGCACCACCGCTGAGGGAATGGCTGGAGCCATCCGTGAACCAAGTGACCTCCATGGATTTGGATGAAGCAACTCACAAAGCTCGCAGGAGGCTAGAGAAGAGGCTTGGCTATTGCAGACCCTCCTCAAG AAAAGATGCTGCAATgggttcaaattcaaaaggaTTGGGCAGGTCATGGGGCTTCTTCTCTGTGATCAGCAGAAATGTACGAGCAGAGAGAGATGTTTGTGCTATTTGCTTAGAAAGTTTTGAGGCAGGAGAGCAGGCCATGGACCTCAGTTGTGCCCATAAGTTCCACTCCAATTGTCTTCTGCCATGGCTTCATGCCCATCCAGATTGCCCTTATTGTAGGACCCCTGTTTCTTAA
- the LOC18790088 gene encoding uncharacterized protein LOC18790088 — MASTFLCAPLAILLAIQSVSADPLGSLLAPIFSPILDDVCKQVECGKGTCKPSSNSTFLFECECEPGWKQTSSNHTDHLKFLPCVIPQCNLNYSCTKTPAPEPSKANDSSIFDPCFWSYCGRGSCNKTSKFTYNCECAEGYYNLLNVTALPCFEDCAIGMDCANLGISVSNKSAASAPPLADNAKNQASSMVQVNSPTLVILMLFAAMLHWK, encoded by the exons ATGGCTTCCACCTTTCTCTGTGCTCCGCTTGCCATCTTGCTTGCTATTCAGTCTGTCTCTGCTGATCCATTGGGCAGCTTACTTGCTCCTATCTTCTCTCCAATCTTgg ATGATGTGTGCAAACAAGTAGAATGTGGAAAAGGGACGTGCAAGCCTTCTAGCAACAGCACTTTCCTTTTTGAATGTGAATGTGAACCTGGGTGGAAGCAGACTTCTTCTAATCACACTGATCacctcaagtttctcccttgCGTGATTCCCCAAT GTAATCTGAATTACTCCTGCACCAAAACGCCAGCCCCTGAACCAAGCAAAGCCAATGATTCATCAATCTTTGATC CTTGCTTTTGGAGTTATTGTGGACGTGGATCATGCAACAAGACATCAAAATTCACATACAACTGCGAATGTGCAGAAGGTTATTATAATCTTCTAAATGTCACTGCCCTCCCTTGCTTTGAAGATT GTGCAATCGGGATGGATTGTGCAAACCTTGGGATTTCAGTGTCAAATAAATCTGCTGCTTCAGCACCACCATTAGCTGACAATGCAAAGAATCAAG CTAGCTCAATGGTACAAGTAAACTCTCCTACATTGGTGATCCTGATGCTGTTTGCTGCTATGCTTCATTGGAAATAG